In Silene latifolia isolate original U9 population chromosome X, ASM4854445v1, whole genome shotgun sequence, the following proteins share a genomic window:
- the LOC141618927 gene encoding uncharacterized protein LOC141618927, producing MHNISSSMLESCSVTTNSRYHKGGRVWMLWKPSLFDVQVQAHDAQFIHASVTSRITQLHFYMTIIYAFNDGKDRKDLWQKLEHIQTQCQGPWAWAGDLTLFLINQEWGTQFHDMTAHFHPAGLFDHSPCIQEIRGHKTFSVVKKLKALKPVMKGINKECFSGIENATEMAEEELYDVQMHLGQDPQNPDLIQKELSLSESLRSLVEARDSFLLQKAKIRWKRCNKNKVIQIEDQEGNICHDSQGIQTAFLEYYQNLLGSHKDTEMVREPVINTRNCYTQAHVDILNSPVTKHEIKQIFFNTPIDKSPGPDGFTCGFFKDSWEVVGDDICAAIKDFFHTDDLLKFCKGNAHSIMLLIRAFSSFSKASGLVMNNTKLEVYFNGVAQELKNDIQQVTGFVKGSMPFRYLGVPIQAGKLNKKECNILTEKMVNRIRSLGAKKLSYAGRIVLINSVLNTLYSYWAGIFPIPKAVVKRIEAICRNFLWDRSSNYHRVPLVSWDTVTLPKEGGDLGIKRAENWNVAIVAKLVDWIYGKADRLWIRWNNQIYLKNGD from the exons ATGCATAATATATCCTCCTCTATGTTGGAAAGTTGTAGTGTTACCACTAATAGCAGGTATCACAAAGGAGGAAGAGTTTGGATGTTGTGGAAGCCTAGTTTGTTTGATGTTCAAGTGCAAGCTCATGATGCACAGTTTATTCATGCTAGTGTAACTTCCAGGATTACTCAACTGCATTTTTACATGACCATAATATATGCTTTTAATGATGGAAAAGATAGGAAGGATTTATGGCAAAAATTGGAGCATATTCAGACTCAGTGTCAAGGTCCCTGGGCTTGGGCAGGGGACTTAACACT GTTCCTCATTAATCAGGAGTGGGGGACTCAATTCCATGATATGACCGCACACTTTCATCCTGCTGGACTATTTGACCATAGTCCATGTATT CAAGAGATCCGTGGACACAAAACGTTCAGTGTGGTGAAAAAATTAAAAGCTTTGAAGCCTGTAATGAAAGGGATCAATAAGGAGTGTTTCTCGGGTATTGAAAATGCTACTGAGATGGCTGAGGAGGAACTGTATGATGTGCAAATGCATTTGGGTCAGGATCCCCAGAACCCTGATTTAATTCAGAAGGAACTCAGTTTATCTGAGTCTTTGAGGAGTTTAGTTGAGGCAAGAGATAGTTTTCTACTGCAGAAAGCTAAGATAAGATG GAAGAGGTGTAATAAGAATAAGGTAATTCAAATTGAGGATCAAGAGGGGAATATTTGTCATGACAGTCAGGGTATTCAGACTGCTTTTCTGGAGTATTATCAAAATTTGTTAGGCAGTCACAAAGATACTGAGATGGTCAGAGAACCGGTTATTAATACTAGGAATTGCTACACCCAGGCCCATGTTGATATCCTAAACTCTCCAGTTACTAAACATGAAATTAAGCAGATCTTTTTTAATACTCCCATTGATAAATCTCCTGGCCCTGATGGATTCACTTGTGGATTTTTTAAAGATAGTTGGGAAGTTGTTGGAGATGATATTTGTGCAGCTATAAAAGACTTCTTTCACACAG atgatttatTGAAGTTCTGTAAGGGCAATGCTCATTCTATTATGCTGCTGATTAGAGCTTTCTCTTCCTTCTCAAAAGCTTCTGGGCTGGTTATGAACAACACCAAATTAGAAGTCTATTTTAATGGTGTGGCACAAGAGTTGAAAAATGACATTCAGCAAGTAACTGGTTTTGTTAAGGGAAGTATGCCTTTTAGATATCTTGGAGTGCCTATTCAGGCTGGAAAACTCAACAAGAAAGAGTGCAACATTCTGACTGAAAAGATGGTTAACAGGATTAGAAGTTTAGGAGCAAAGAAGCTGTCCTATGCTGGGAGGATAGTTCTTATAAATTCAGTACTGAATACCCTTTATTCTTATTGGGCTGGTATTTTTCCCATTCCTAAAGCTGTGGTTAAACGAATTGAAGCTATCTGTAGGAATTTCCTTTGGGATAGGAGTTCTAATTACCACAGGGTACCTCTGGTTTCTTGGGACACAGTGACTTTGCCAAAAGAGGGAGGGGACCTAGGGATCAAGAGAGCAGAAAACTGGAATGTTGCCATTGTGGCTAAATTGGTGGACTGGATCTATGGTAAGGCTGACAGGCTCTGGATCAGATGGAACAATCAAATTTATTTGAAGAATGGGGACTGA